The following nucleotide sequence is from Zea mays cultivar B73 chromosome 1, Zm-B73-REFERENCE-NAM-5.0, whole genome shotgun sequence.
ggcgatttttggacgaacttagagaagtaagttcgacggccccgtcgaacttaaggttaagaatgtgggtaccgtcgaacttaatgttaagaacgtgggtaccgtcgaacttaaggttaagaacgtgcgtttttaagttcgacgggggccgtcgaattctttcccataagttcgacggcacccacgttcttaaccttaagttcgacggggccacgtggccgtcgaacttatgtggcCTGTGTGGGTCTGCGTGGGctgcacattaagttcgacggtacccacgttcttaacattaagaacgtgggtacccacgttcttatcccttttccagaaaaaaataaaaattacagaaatgaaaaattagacaaacaTAAAATCACATGCAgcacagaatatcacatacaatacagatttcaaacacatggatatatgttcatatcacaaattcacacaagtccaaatacataagttcacaaattcacataattccaaatacataagttcacacccATAGTTTATatttttagttcacaagttcaaacattagctccatcgctctcgatcaggacatcagattgttgttcgtagctccaccactagaattgagacacctgtccgcaaagtcagcgtgagggggaggagtcacttgatgagagccggaatcaaacaaaataaaccaaaattctcataaagAGATTAGGCTTGCTAACAGAGAGGTACTGTGATGTGTCTGATCCATCAGCACTGCAAAAGAAACAATCTTGAGAGTTTGTTACCTGGAGAGCAATAGACATGGAATTACTTCATAAAGAGATTCAAAACAATAATATTACCTTGAATTATCATCTGACAGCATCTCTTCCCAAATACTGTTGACAAACATGTTGCCTAATGACTGAAAGAGATTGATTACAGATGGCTCCCAAACTCTGACATCAAGTGTCAGAGATCTAACCTGAAATAAGATGCATGTGTTTAGGCTACTATTCTATCAAAATAAATATATAACTATCCTAAATTAGCAATAGAAAAATGATACTAAGCTATAAAAAACGATCATATTTCACTtccttaatataatgatgtgAGTTCTGTGTGTTCGAGAAAAAACTGTTTCACTTTCTTTATGCAAAACATGTGTTGTAGCTTTAGGTGTAGCTGTCGGTGTGATAGCACCACTGCACCAAAGCCCAAGTCTATTTGATATCATGCACACACTGAAACAACTTCTAGACTTTAAAGTTTCAACCTCTAGACTTCAAAGAATAAATGAATGCAGAAATAAATATTGCAAAACCATCAAGAGAAACAAGAGTCTATTTAAAAGAATTAACAGTTAAAGGTTTTGTAGATACCTTTGATATATGCACTCCAAGATTTCTGTGCACCCCAGAACACT
It contains:
- the LOC109942144 gene encoding ADP-ribosylation factor GTPase-activating protein AGD1-like encodes the protein MDSHLRYFKQGYELLHQMEPYINQKVDGNNMCADCGALEPDWASLNLGALLCIECSGVHRNLGVHISKVRSLTLDVRVWEPSVINLFQSLGNMFVNSIWEEMLSDDNSSADGSDTSQYLSVSKPNLFMRILVYFV